In Erigeron canadensis isolate Cc75 chromosome 7, C_canadensis_v1, whole genome shotgun sequence, one DNA window encodes the following:
- the LOC122608181 gene encoding phosphatidylinositol transfer protein 3-like gives MNPQLRKTNSSLCISQQDQQKLINELRMAIENNDEINKIKQQLGHDYSSLCSDQSILRFLKARSWNVKKAEKMLETSLIWRMNYKPSEIRWEHVAAEAETGKIYRSSFMDKQGRTILVMRPRCQNSKSTRAQIKYLVYCMENAIFNLPPEQEQMVWLIDFHGFGMSNISIKSTKETAHILQDHYPERLGLAILYNPPKFFEPFWKVVKPFLEPKTANKVKFVYSDDPNTKSFMESLFYIDKLESAFGGKNTAKFDIKIYAERMKADDAKRLAFQQESSSSAASCQASTVSGSNHTNADSDSDEKTKSPDINEEEVLAEAQKIAASDGAGRGARIDP, from the exons ATGAATCCACAACTAAGGAAAACAAACTCGAGTCTCTGTATTAGCCAACAAGATCAACAAAAGTTG ATTAATGAGTTGCGCATGGCGATTGAGAATAACGATGAGATTAACAAGATTAAGCAGCAACTTGGTCATGACTATTCTAGTCTTTGTTCCGATCAAtcaattttgagatttttaaagGCACGGAGTTGGAACGTTAAAAAGGCAGAAAAAATGCTTGAAACATCCTTAATATGGAGAATGAATTACAAACCATCAGAGATTCGTTGG GAACATGTTGCGGCCGAGGCAGAAACAGGAAAAATCTACAGATCAAGTTTTATGGACAAGCAAGGGAGAACAATACTTGTTATGAGACCAAGATGCCAG AACTCAAAGTCAACACGAGCTCAAATAAAGTATTTGGTATATTGCATGGAAAATGCTATATTTAATCTGCCACCAGAACAAGAACAAATGGTTTGGTTGATCGATTTTCATGGCTTTGGTATGTCTAATATATCCATCAAGTCAACAAAGGAAACAGCTCATATATTGCAAGATCATTATCCCGAGAGGCTTGGCCTGGCTATTCTCTATAATCCACCAAAATTTTTTGAACCATTTTGGAAG GTTGTGAAGCCTTTTTTGGAACCCAAAACTGCAAATAAAGTGAAATTTGTATATTCAGATGATCCAAACACAAAAAGCTTCATGGAAAGTTTGTTTTACATAGACAAACTCGAGTCTGCATTTGGTGGGAAAAATACAGCAAagtttgacattaaaatatatgCAGAGAGAATGAAAGCAGATGATGCAAAGAGACTTGCTTTCCAACAAGAAAGCAGCTCCAGTGCAGCATCCTGCCAGGCCTCCACAGTCTCAGGATCTAACCACACGAATGCAGACTCGGATTCTGATGAGAAAACAAAATCACCTGACATTAATGAAGAAGAAGTATTAGCTGAGGCTCAAAAGATCGCAGCATCTGATGGTGCTGGAAGAGGTGCTCGAATCGACCCTTAA